From Chlamydia avium 10DC88:
ATACATTTGGGAACGTGTTGTTTGAGATCCGTATAATTTATCCTCAGGAATCTGAACTATCCCTAGACTATCCTTTTCTTGCCGCATATACAAACTTCCCCTATAATCTTCTGATACTTATTCTACGTTTCAAAAAATGAAAAAAAAATTTTATGCTATTCTTTGTCCATAACATTGCTTCTTTTCATTTGGGAAGCTATTGCTAAGAATAGCAGTTCATTTTCTTTTCTCTGCCCCCCACCATCAAAAATATTTGTGAACTTTTCTCACTCCCTTCCCATTATCTGGTCTTCTTCTTGGTATACTTTACAAGGTATTTTAGGAGGATTCTTTTTAGCGTTTTTTCTCTCTCTGATTCTAGCCATGATTATGCTAACATACAAACCAGCTAAAGATTTTCTTCACCCAATATTTATCTTTGTACAATGCACTCCGATGTTTACCCTAGCACCCCTCATTGTCCTCTGGTTCGAATGGGGAATTAGCGCTGTTATTATTCCCACGGCACTTACTGTGTTTTTTCCCCTTACAATTGCTATTTATCAAGGAATATCATCCCCACCTAAAGAACTGCTTGAACTATTCATTTTGAACCAAGCAACAAAAAAACAAATTTTTATTAAATTACTTCTACCCCATGCTCTCCCACACATCTTCTCAGGATTAAAAATTGCAGTAGGATCTGCAGGATTTGCCGCTATAGCAGGAGAGTGGGTTGCATCACAATCCGGACTAGGAATTCTTATTCTAGAAAGTAGAAGAAACTATGACATGGAAATGATGTTCTCTGGTTTGTTTGCACTAACAATTGTTACCTTTACTCTATTCCAATTAGTAGTTCTTAGTGAAAAGCTTCTATTCGCATTATTTAGAATCAAAAAAACAAAAAGATTTAAAATCACTAAACTAAAACTCGCTATTTCTTGCCTTATTATTTTTCTTTTCCTCTTAGGAAAATCCAACACTTCTCCTTCTCTTGAAACCACTAAAAAACATCTTACTCCAATCACTCTGCTTCTAGATTGGACTCCTAATCCTAACCATATTCCTCTATACGTAGGAGTAACTAAAGGATTCTTTCAAGAACAGAATATAGAATTAAAAATTCAAAAAAATACAGACACAGGTTCTGTGATCCCTCACATATTGTTCGAAAAAGTAGATTTAGCCCCATATCATGCTTTAGGAACAATAAAGTTAGCCATGCAAGGAACACCTATACAAATAGTAGCTTCACTGATTAATTCTACTCTGCAAGGATTTATCTATAGATTGGATGATAATATTTCTACAATCCAAGACCTGAACAATAAAGTCTTGGGATTTTGTTTAAATAATTCACGAGATCTTTCTTGTTTACTTAATATCTTACGCCAACAAGGCGTTGTTCCTTCAGAAGTCAAGAACGTAAGTTCTGATCTAATCTCTCCAATGTTGTTAAAAAAAATTGATTTTCTTTATGGAGCTTTTTACAACATAGAAGGAGTGAAGCTTCGCACTTTAGGCATACCCGTGGGGTGCTTTCTATCTGATTCCTACGGACTTCCTACAGGGCCACAAATACTCATCTGTGGAAAGAAAAATACTCAAGCGACATCTCCAAAAATCGTACACGCCATACAAACAGCTCTACAAAAAAGCATCGACTTCTGCCAAGAACACCCCCAAGAAGCTTTCGATATCTACACTACAGCTACAAAAGATACTCCAAAAATTATCAACGATGAGCTTCTACAATGGGAAGTAACTCGTCCTCTCTTAGCACGATCCCAACATCCCTTAAGTCAACAATTAGCAAATACCCTTGTACAAGCAGTCGTCTATCGCTACCCCCAACTTTCAGAGAAAAGTTCAGAATTTTCATTATATACTCTATACCCTAATCTACAGGTCTACCAGGATGTGAAAACACATGAGCAAGTCGCGATAGAACATCACGAAGAACTTCCATTGGTTTTTGATCAGCACTAATGCGTGAAACCTTATGAAGAGGATAATAACGAATAAGTGCATCAATGTCCTTCTTATAAGACTCTAAACGCTTCTGCAAAACATCAATACCTACTTCATTAATCCTTCCCTTACTATACAAAGAATGTTGCGTTCTCTCAAGTAAAGTAGATTCCTCGTGAACCTCTAAAATAATTACATGACGTACAGTAATATAAGACTCCAAAAGCTTTGCTTGCCCTAATGTTCGTGGCAAACCGCTAATCAATAAATCCTGACGATCCGGAAGAAATTTTCCTACAGAAATCAATCCTTGAACATAATAATTCCATACAGCAACAACATCATCATCAGGAATCAATGCTCCAGAAACTGCATATTTATGAAAAAGCTGGCGAATAGGAGACCATATAGGGTAACAGCGAAAAATATCCCCTAAAGAAACATAAACTTGAGTACCTCCTTGGGCAATGAAATTTCCTAAAAAATCTTTACCCGATCCAGGAGGACCGAACAAAAGAATAGAAGAAAACGGTTTAGTATAAAGCTTTATACTATTTGCAATAGCTTCGTCTACCATAACATGAAAATTATCTCAGTTTACCTTCTACTCCAATTTAATTGATTAACTTGAAAAATAACAGTCTATAATATATAAAGCTTTCCTATGAACAGCGTTTTCTTTTTATTTTCTCAAGCATGCATACTATTATTAGCCGCTGATACATTAACTAATGTCTTAGTACTAAATGCAGTTCTCTCCCAATTTTCCAGAAAAGAACGTCTTATATTGTTATTGCGAGAAAACATTTTTGCTCTTATTAGCATGTTTGCCCTTTACGGAGCTTCCTCAGGCGTCCTTCATGTTCTTGGTTCTCCTTTCTGCGCCATACAAACAGTGGGAGGCGCTGTAGTCATGCTTTCAGGTATGCGCTCAGTATTAAACTTAAATAAAGAAAATCGTTGGGGAAAATTACTCCCCTCACCAGAACTACCTTTAGTAGCCCCGGTAGCCCTCCCCCTAATTATTGGACCTTCCTGGTTAGCAGCTTTTTGCATCCTAGTAGGAAAACATTACAATTTTTCCTTGGTTTGTGGTATACTCATAATTTCTTGGTTTCTCATATCACTAGCAACAATCTTATTACAAGTAGGCATTGTGGGAAAAGGTAGACAAGAAAAGACTAAAGTCTTGTTAGCAACGCAAACTATTTTAGGTCTTTTCGTAACAATAATAGGAGCACAATTATTGCTCTCAGGTTTACAACAAGCTTTTCTATAAAAAGACTTTATGCTGCTAACCTTAATTAACCTTAGTCTACTATTTTACGTTCTTTTTGATGCTCCTGGATCAATCCCAGTTTTTGTATCTTTACTGAAAAATTATTCAGTAAGGAAACAACAGAGAATTATCCTCAGGGAATGCATCTTTGCATTGGTCACTTTATTGTTATTCATTACTTTCGGAAGAAAAATCTTCCATTTTTTTAATATTTCCTTATACGCATTTCAATTTATAGGTGGAGTTCTCCTGTTTTCTGTTTCATTAAAAATGGCTCTGGCACCTCCGATTATTCCTACTGATCAAACTACTTCTGAAACCGAGGATACTTCCGAACCCGTTTTTTTCCCCCTAGCCTTTCCCGTTACCACAGGCCCTGCTGTAATTACATCATTGCTAGGTTACATGGAAGAACACCTATTCCCTAAAGAAATTATTCTTGGAGCAGTGTTTATCTCTTGGGCACTTTCAGTATTCACACTACTAAGCTCTAGTTTTGTTAACCGTGTTTTAGGAAGCTCAGGGCTTGTCGCATTGGAAAGACTATTCAGTATTACTTTATTATTAATGTCTGTAAACCTTATACTTAAAGGTATATCTATAGCATTTAATATCGGGTTTTATATCAAATAGCGTAGTTACATGAAAAGAAATGATCCCTGCTGGTGTGGAAGTCAACACAAATGGAAACATTGCCATTATCCTCAGCGGTCTGCACATGCATCTTGGAATCAACAAAAAAAATATTATGCTTCACAATACAACATTATTTTAAAAACCCCAGAACAAATAGAAAAAATTCGCTACGCTTGCCAAGTTACAGCAAAAATTTTAAATGAATTATGTCAATCAGCCAAAGAAGGAGTCACAACAGAAGAACTCGACCAATTATCTCGTAAATTACACAAAGAATACCATGCTATTCCCGCTCCTTTAAATTATGGATCCCCTCCGTTTACAAAAACTATTTGTACTTCTCTTAATGAAGTAATTTGTCACGGAATTCCTAATGATATCCCCTTAAAAAATGGCGATATCATGAATATAGATGTCTCTTGTATCGTTGACGGTTATTACGGAGATTGTAGCAAAATGGTTATGATCGGAGAAGTTTCAGAAATTAAACGCCGTGTATGCCAAGCTTCTTTAGAATGTCTAAATTCTGCTATTGCCATTCTAAAACCTAACCTCCCCCTATGTAAAATTGGTGAAGTCATTGAAAATTGTGCTGATCTCTACGGATTTTCAGTAGTAGATCAATTTGTAGGACATGGCATAGGAATAGAGTTTCATGAAAACCCTCACGTCCCTCATTACAAAAACCGTTGCGACATCCCTTTAGTTCCAGGAATGATCTTCACTATAGAACCTATGATCAATGTTGGAAGAAAAGAAGGAATTATCGATCCAACAAACCATTGGGAAGCAAGAACTTGTGATAACCAACCCAGTGCACAATGGGAACATACTGTTCTAATTACTGAGACAGGGTATGAGATACTAACTCTTCTAGAGAAGTAATTTCTTCCTCTAAATTTTCAATATACTCCAAAAGTCTTTCAATGATTCTGATATCATTCATGTCTATAAAACTTAAGGAATCTTCCTCTTGTTTTTGTAGCGTAAGGTAATTCTCACGAACTAAAAATAACTCTTTACGAGCAGCTAGCAATGCTTCCGCTTTTGCACTAAACTGCTCTCTCAATTGCAAATATTTCATCTTATAAGATTTATCTTGAGAATCGAATGAAACTTTTTCAGAAGTCACATAACCATGGATCCTCTCTTGGAGCTGCTCTAACTCTATATCTTTCTGTCTTAATTGGCTCTGCAATTTATCTAGCCGTAATTCTAAATCCACAACCTCTTGAACACGAGAATGTAAACTTAAACATTCTCTTTCAAAACTCTCTCGTAATGATCTCTCCTTCTCAAGAGATTCTTCCAAAGACGTCAGCTTCATATCCTTCTCTTGCAGAATACGAGTCCATGTCTGAGCAACTTCTCCTTGCTGTTGGAAATCTACAGACATTTCTTTCTTAGATACCCATGAAAATACTGAGGTAGTCTCATCACCTGCAACAAGACGAACATATTCGTTATGTAACAGCGCATAGTCTTCTAACCAACTATTCTTTTGATCAGAAAGTATTTGAAAATCTAAAGCCATATGTTCTTGTTTTTTACAAGATTCTTGTAACAAAGCTCGACACTTTTCTAAGTCAGATTCTAAAGACTGAGCACGTTTTTCTAAAAACTCACATGCTACAGCCTTATCATGCACTGCCTTATCATAAGAAGAACGTATCCCAGCATGTTCCTCAGAAAGACGATCATATTGTTGCTGTCTATCCATACGCTCATCAATAACTAAAGAAATACCTAAAGAAAAAATCCCCCATGATAATACAAATGAACATGCTAATCCTAAAGACCATAACACAGAAGGACAGATGGAAAAATAGTTATAATAATATATAGGAAAAAATAAACACGAAATTATCCCATACCCCAAAAAACGACCACATAAGGAAGCTATTAATGCTAAAGTAGAAAACAACATCAAGAAACAGACTAGCGCTAAGTCAATTAGAGAGGCACAAGCAAGACCTCCAAAAAGTAAAACAATGGATGATAGAAACACCCACTCTAATGAAAAAGACCTGCATTTAACAACTACAGAATCCTGTGTTAATCTCCGATAAATCTTATAATACAGATGTTTATTAAAAATGTGCATGGCCTCAAATCCAATACAGGACTTCTCCTCTATGACTCTTCTAAAGAATCTTGAGCTTTGGTTAATAAATAGCTAATTAAAGCAGGATCTCCTTCATAGGTCATCTCTACCTTCATCTTGCCATCCGAAGACACATGCCCACACGTTACCAATACATAGGCCTTCACATCTTTTCGAAAAGCTTCTATGTTGTCATCAAACTCGTTTTCAGACACTTCTTTCTCCTCACCACTCAAAAAGCAACTTTTTTCATCCAAAGGCAAAAGAACAAACCCCGTATTTTCTTTAGAAATTTTAAATTTAGAGATCTTAGCTTTTTTAATTTCTCATAATTTTATTAATTCTATTTATCGCTAACAACAAACAACTTATTAAATAACCTCAAAATCTTGTTTAATTATTTTAATTAAAAAACTTCATATTTATTGATAAAATAAAACTAAACAAAACTAATTTTTTTATTATTATGACAGTACAAGCTACAAACACAGTCTCAGTAACAACGTCTGAAACAACAGCGTCCTCTCTTCCGGCATTAACCCCATTAAACACCCCTCCTGTTGGTGCTTTGCTTTTTAGCATTTATGAGCTTCTTTTACAAGCAATCGAAATTCGTCAACAAACAGTTCTGACTCAATCAGAACAATTAAATGATAATACTAATATTCAACAACAATTAAACCAAGAAACTAATCAAATTAAGTTTGCTGTAGTAAGTGCAGGAGCACAAGAAGACGAAATTACCCGTGTACAAAACCAAAACCAAAACTACTCCGCACAACGATCAAACATCCAAGATGAATTAGTAACCGCAAGGCAAAACGGACAAATTATCTTGTCACACGCATCTACGAACATAAATATTATCCAACAATTAGCTTCTCAAGATTCTTCATTCCTAAAAACAACAAACGCCATTGGAAGCACCGTTAACGAAATGAATAAACCTCTTTCATAAACAAGTTGGGAAACAATTTAAAGATAATCAAAGAAAATAGGTAGAAAATTATGTGGCTCCACTCACTAGAACTACAAAACCTTCCCAAAGCAACTATCAGTGTCCCTGATTCAGGAGCTACAGGAGGAATAAATACAGCAACTGCAGATGAGATTATCGAAAAATTCTCAAAAGATTCTAATCCCTTGATTATCACTGTGTACTATGTTTACCAATCCGTACTAATAGCTCAAGATAACCTAACGATTATTGCTCAAGAACTACAGGCCAATGCATCAGCTCAAACATTTCTGAATAACCAAGAAGCACTATACCAATACGTCACCATCCCTAAAAATAAACTTAATGACAACTCATCTGCTTACATACAAGACGTTCAATCCACAAACCAAGCCGTAGGAGCATCCAGACAGGCATTACAAAACCAAATCTCAGGGTTGTCAAATGCATCGCAAGTTATCTCAAGTAACTTAAACACAAACAACAACATTATCCAACAATCATTACAAGTTGGCCAGGCATTAATTCAGACATTCTCACAAATTGTCAGCCTTATCGCAAACATCTAAAAATAATTAAGGAATAACTAAAATGAGTACCTCCGTACTATCCGTAAGTAATAATGTCGAAACTGTCATCCCTGAATCTACTAAAGTAGTATCCGACAACATTCAAATCAATAAACCTTCAGCCATCTATTTCTGTATCTCTGTAATGCTGCAGTTATCTACATCAACAACAGCATTCGCCCAAGCTATTATGGCCGTACTACAAGATAATACGTTAACACAGCAAAAGAAAACTAAAGAACTAATCAACCTTCCCCTACTAAAAGTGCCTGATTTAGTAGAGACTGACAATTCTAAATCCGATTCACCCGAGTATAAAAACCAAACAGAAATTCAATCTTACCAGGCATCTAACCAACAAATTTCTGCAAACCGTCAGCTAATTCAACAAGAACTTGCTACAGCACAACAAAGGGCACAAGCTAACCAGAAATCAGTAAACGCAACTACAACAATATCTATGAAATTGCTACAAGCTACCTCAGCTATCTTAAGTTCGTTAGTAGAATATACTATTAAAGCAAACCTAACAACATCTTCAACTGATGATTAGATAATAACTTCTACTAAAACAATCTATGATCTAATATAAGATATGGTTAACAAGACAAGAATCAGGTCCAACCTCTATGAGGGTTATCTTTCCCGATAAACAGGATAAAAGCCCACTACTTACTCGTGTGCTTAAGCAACTTCCCTCATTTATTTTGATAACTTCGTGTGTATCGCCATTTGTTTCTTATGTATTAAAAAAAATATTTGGTATACCAAGTATTCTTGAAACCCTAGCTCTATCAACTGAAGGAATCCGACAACATAAATTTTGGCAATTAATTACCTACCCCCTAATTACCTCTGATTCATTAAGAATTTATAATGATAGATGCATGGAGATTACACAGCGCTTACTCATAAGAAATGTTCTCTGCTTTATTTTCTTATACAAGGCAACTCAACACATTATTCGGAAATTAGGATCTACAACCTTTTTATTTCTCTTAGTGGGACAAACTCTTCTCACAGGAATTACCACTTGGATACTTTTAAAACTTTTCCATAGTTCACATGCCCTATTCGGACCTGAATGTCTAATCAGTTTCCTATTGCTAATCTGGGTATTTCTCGATCCAGAAAAACGATTAGCACTTCCTACTTTGCCGGTTACCTTATCAAGAAAATGGGCATTCGTTGTTTTAAGTATCTTCTACTTCTTCATCCTGATTCTATCAGGAGCTTTCCCTCTACTTTTTGGATCGATTTTCTCAATGTTTCTAGGAATTTTATTCTGTTTTAAAGAAAAAATTCCTAATCCTTATCGAATTCGCACCTTCTAGTCTCCTCAGAAAACAGAGCAAAAATTGCTGCTCTGGCTTCGCCCACTCCTGAGAGAACCCCCTCTTCAAAACGAAAAATAGGATTTTCTTCCAACATAGAAAAATCCATGGGTTGTAAAAGATCATCAGAAGTTACATTAGGAAGGATAGATTCTCCTACACGTTGCAAACGACATTTCTGATCTTCGTAGAGTTGATCCAATAATTCAAAAATCTTTTTTTTCATTTTTCGCATCACGTTTATTTTTGAAAAATTGTTTCATTAATTGTTCCGATTCTTCATAACAAACTCCAGAATTGCAGATTACCTCATGAAATGGGTGACGTTGATTAAAAACATTTATCCAACTCCCCCCAGCACCTAAACGTATGTCAGGAGCCCCCCAAACAATTCTAGAAATTCTTGACAACTGGATAGCCCCAGCACACATCAAACATGGTTCAAGAGTACAATAAAGCACAGTATCCAATAATCGCCAATTCCCCAGATATTGTGCAGCAGCACCTATACATAAAATCTCTGCATGTGCTGTAGGGTCTTGAAGACTTTCAACAGTATTATGCCCTCGTGCAATAATCTTATTTTTATGAACAATAACACATCCTACAGGAACTTCATCCCGTTCATACGCCTTCTGAGCTTCCTTTAAGGCTTGATTCATAAAATATATATCTTTTTCTAGATCCACTTGCTATACAACAATAATTTTCAATATAATTTAAATTAGATTTAAAACATCACTGATGTCTAAAAAACATCCTGATACTACTTTTTAAACATGTTTATGATCAAAATAAAAACACAGAATCTCTTCCCTCCTAATTTAAAAAAAATCGGTTGACTATACCAATAAGGTGTACATTAACAATCTCCTCAAGTATAATTAGCTTTTGCGGCAATTATTTTAAGGAGACATCCCATGTCTTTGGATAAGGGAATTAAAGAAGAGATTACAAAAAAATTTCAACTTCACGAAAAAGATACCGGTTCAGCAGATGTACAAATTGCTATACTAACTGAACACATTGCAGAACTCAAAGAGCATTTGAAAAGATCTCCTAAAGACCAAAATTCTCGACTAGCGCTACTTAAACTTGTGGGGCAAAGGAGAAAGCTCTTAGAATATCTTAATTCTACAGATACAGAAAGATATAAAAATCTAATTACTAGATTAAATCTAAGAAAGTAGTTTTGTTTATTCTCCTGATAAATGACCTAAGTAAAGGGAACCTTCATGACATTTGAAACAATTTCTATTAATCTTGAGGAAGGTAAAACATTAGTATTTGAAACAGGGAAAGTTGCTAGACAAGCTAATGGGGCTGTTCTTGCCCGCACACAAGAAACTTGGGTTTTTTCATCTGTTTGCGCTGCTGCTTTAGAAGAAGTCGTGGATTTTTTACCTTTTCGCGTAGACTATCAAGAACGCTTTTCTGCTGTAGGAAAGACTTTGGGAGGATTTATCAAGCGTGAAGGACGACCAACGGAAAAAGAAATTCTAGTTTCTCGACTGATAGATCGTTCTATGCGCCCCTCTTTGCCCAATAGGTTAATGCAAGATGTGCAAATTTTATCCTATGTATGGTCTTATGATGGGGTCAATCCACCAGATCCCCTAGCAATTTGTGGGGTTTCTGCAGCTTTAGCTATTTCTGACATTCCTCAAACAAGCATTGTAGCTGGCGTCCGCATTGGTCGAGTAAATAATACTTGGATTGTTAATCCAACAAAAGCCGAAATGGACATATCTACTATAGACCTTGTTCTATCTGGGACAGAAAATGCTATTTTAATGATTGAAGGTCACTGTGATTTTCTTTCCGAAGAAGAAATTCTTGAAGCTATAGAATATGGCCATAAACACATTGTGACGATCTGTCGTGCATTACAGCAATGGCAAAAACAGATAGGAAAAGAGAAAAACACTCGTCATATCATTCCCTTACCAGAAGAAGTATTGTCTTCCGTAAACACTCTCCTAACAGAAGAACAATTTGCTGAACTCTTAACAATAAAAGAAAAAAAGGCATTTGAGGCAGCATCTCAAAAGTTAGAGGAAATACTTATAGAAAAACTTCAAAAAGATGATGCTATTTATACACCCTTTAATATTAAGGCAGCATATAAAAAAGCAAAATCTAACTACATACGTTCTAGAATATTTAAACAAGGGATTCGTGCTGACGGACGCGGTTTAAAAGAAATTCGTCCTATTACTATAGAAACTGCTTTCCTACCTAGAACACACGGAAGTTGTCTATTTACTCGAGGCGAAACACAAACTGTTGCTGTGTGTACCTTAGGTAGCGAAGCCATGGCACAACGTTATGAAGATTTAAATGGTGAAGGGCAATCTAAATTTTATTTACAATACTTTTTCCCGCCTTTTTCTGTTGGAGAAGTAGGAAGAATAGGTGCTCCAGGAAGAAGAGAAATTGGTCATGGTAAGCTAGCTGAAAAAGCTCTGAGTCATGCTCTTCCTGATTCTATGGAATTCCCCTACACAATTCGTATAGAATCCAATATAACTGAATCCAACGGCTCTTCCTCAATGGCTTCAGTGTGTGGTGGGTGTTTAGCTTTAATGGATGCTGGAGTCCCTATTAAAACACCTATAGCTGGTATAGCTATGGGATTAATCCTAGATCAAGATCGTGCAGTCATTCTCTCTGATATTTCAGGAATAGAAGATCATCTTGGAGATATGGACTTTAAGGTAGCAGGAAACTCCGAAGGAATTACTGCATTTCAAATGGATATTAAAGTAGAGGGAGTTACCTTTGCTATTTTGGCATCAGCTTTAGCTCAAGCTAAAGAAGGGCGTCAAAACATTCTGAACACCATGAAAGAAGCTCTAGCAGCTCCTAAAACAGATTTATCTCAGTACGCCCCCCGAATTGAAACTATGCAAATCAAACTGAGTAAAATTGCTACTGTTATTGGACCAGGGGGAAAACAAATTCGCCAAATTATTGACGAAACTGGAGTACAAATTGACATCAATGATTCGGGAGTTGTCAGCATTTCGGCACCATCCCCATCAGCTATAGAAAAAGCAAAATCAATTATTGAAGGCCTAGTCGGTGAAGTAGAAGTAGGGAAAGTCTATGAAGGCCGTGTGACTTCCGTAGTTCCTTTCGGCGCTTTTGTTGAAATCCTCCCAGGAAAAGAAGGACTATGCCATATTTCTGAGTTTTCTAAGCAACGTATAGAAAATATAAGTGATTTTGTTAAACAAGGAGATATGCTGACTGTAAAACTCCTAAGCATCAATGACAAGGGTCAATACAAACTTAGTCATAAAGCAACTCTCAGCGATTAATTTCAAACCAAATACATCTATAAATAAAGCCATCTCTATCATAGAGATGGCTTTATTATTTAAGCACTTGGCCCAAAATTTGTACTATTCCTATAAACAATAGAAAAAGAAAGATAGGGTTCAGCTTGTAGGGTTATTATTTAGCTTTAAAGTACCATCTTTCATTACTTCTTGAGGAGGCGGAGGAGGTAAATCATCCGATGTTTTTTTGAACATCATACCCTCTTCTTTTAAACGAGCTCGTTTCTTTTCAGGATCCCAAGTATGATCCATAATTTCTTTAACATCTTTAGCATCTAAAGTTTCGAACTCAATAAGCATTTGAGTCATAAGCTCTACTTCATCTCGATGTTCTTTAATTATAGTTAAAGCACGCTGATAAGCAGCATCTAATAAAGCTCTTAATTCTCCGTCTATTGATTTTGCTGTTTCTTCTGAATAATTTTTCTCATGATAAGTCCCATAACCAGTAGACATATCAGAACGTTCATCATAAGCCACAGTACCCAGATGATCACTCATTCCCCACTCACAAATCATACTACGCACAAGCTTCGTTGCTTGAGAAATATCTTGCTGTGCACCGCTAGAAACATCTCCTAAAAAGATTTCTTCAGCAGCACGTCCTCCCATAAGAACAGCTAGTTGATCAAAGAGTTCCTTTTTCCAATAACTCAATTTATTTTTCTCTGGAAGAAAATGAGTAGCTCCTAAGGAAAGTCCTCTAGGAATGATTGTTACTTTATCTACAGGATCCGAATGCTGGACACATAGACTGACAACAGCATGCCCTGATTCGTGATAAGCTGTTGTTCGTCTTTCGTCAGTATTCATCTCTAAACTGCGACGTTCCTTACCATAAAGAACCTTATCACGAGCTTCAGCAACATCTACGGCAGTTACAGCAGTGCGGTCTTTACGTGCAGCAAGAAGAGCTGCTTCATTTAACAAATTCTCTAAATCTGCACCCGAAGCTCCCGGAGTACTGCGAGCTACAGCCATAAGATCTACCGTCGGATCCAGCTTAATTCTCTTCGCATGAACAGATAAAATCTCAAACCTTCCCCTAATATCCGGAAGATTCATGACAACACGACGATCAAAACGTCCGGGGCGAAGTAATGCTTTATCCAAGACGTCAGGACGGTTAGTTGCAGCCATGAGGATCACTCCCTCATTCGTTCCAAATCCATCCATCTCAACAAGTAATTGGTTCAAAGTCTGTTCACGCTCATCATGCCCACCACCAATACCTGCTCCTCGATGCCGACCTACAGCATCAATTTCATCGATAAATATAATACAAGGAGCATTCCTCTTGGCCTGTTCAAACATATCGCGAATACGACTAGCTCCAACACCGACAAACATTTCTACAAAATCAGAACCTGCTATGGAGAAGAAAGGACGATCAGCTTCTCCAGAAACGGCTTTAGCAATTAAAGTTTTTCCTGTACCTGGAGGGCCTATTAATAGTACACCCTTAGGAATTCTTCCCCCTAAACTAGTGAACTTTGTTGGATTTTTAAGAAAGTCTACAATTTCT
This genomic window contains:
- a CDS encoding ABC transporter substrate-binding protein; translated protein: MSITLLLFIWEAIAKNSSSFSFLCPPPSKIFVNFSHSLPIIWSSSWYTLQGILGGFFLAFFLSLILAMIMLTYKPAKDFLHPIFIFVQCTPMFTLAPLIVLWFEWGISAVIIPTALTVFFPLTIAIYQGISSPPKELLELFILNQATKKQIFIKLLLPHALPHIFSGLKIAVGSAGFAAIAGEWVASQSGLGILILESRRNYDMEMMFSGLFALTIVTFTLFQLVVLSEKLLFALFRIKKTKRFKITKLKLAISCLIIFLFLLGKSNTSPSLETTKKHLTPITLLLDWTPNPNHIPLYVGVTKGFFQEQNIELKIQKNTDTGSVIPHILFEKVDLAPYHALGTIKLAMQGTPIQIVASLINSTLQGFIYRLDDNISTIQDLNNKVLGFCLNNSRDLSCLLNILRQQGVVPSEVKNVSSDLISPMLLKKIDFLYGAFYNIEGVKLRTLGIPVGCFLSDSYGLPTGPQILICGKKNTQATSPKIVHAIQTALQKSIDFCQEHPQEAFDIYTTATKDTPKIINDELLQWEVTRPLLARSQHPLSQQLANTLVQAVVYRYPQLSEKSSEFSLYTLYPNLQVYQDVKTHEQVAIEHHEELPLVFDQH
- a CDS encoding nucleoside monophosphate kinase, with the protein product MVDEAIANSIKLYTKPFSSILLFGPPGSGKDFLGNFIAQGGTQVYVSLGDIFRCYPIWSPIRQLFHKYAVSGALIPDDDVVAVWNYYVQGLISVGKFLPDRQDLLISGLPRTLGQAKLLESYITVRHVIILEVHEESTLLERTQHSLYSKGRINEVGIDVLQKRLESYKKDIDALIRYYPLHKVSRISADQKPMEVLRDVLSRLAHVFSHPGRPVD
- a CDS encoding MarC family protein, translating into MNSVFFLFSQACILLLAADTLTNVLVLNAVLSQFSRKERLILLLRENIFALISMFALYGASSGVLHVLGSPFCAIQTVGGAVVMLSGMRSVLNLNKENRWGKLLPSPELPLVAPVALPLIIGPSWLAAFCILVGKHYNFSLVCGILIISWFLISLATILLQVGIVGKGRQEKTKVLLATQTILGLFVTIIGAQLLLSGLQQAFL
- a CDS encoding MarC family protein — protein: MLLTLINLSLLFYVLFDAPGSIPVFVSLLKNYSVRKQQRIILRECIFALVTLLLFITFGRKIFHFFNISLYAFQFIGGVLLFSVSLKMALAPPIIPTDQTTSETEDTSEPVFFPLAFPVTTGPAVITSLLGYMEEHLFPKEIILGAVFISWALSVFTLLSSSFVNRVLGSSGLVALERLFSITLLLMSVNLILKGISIAFNIGFYIK
- a CDS encoding methionyl aminopeptidase, yielding MKRNDPCWCGSQHKWKHCHYPQRSAHASWNQQKKYYASQYNIILKTPEQIEKIRYACQVTAKILNELCQSAKEGVTTEELDQLSRKLHKEYHAIPAPLNYGSPPFTKTICTSLNEVICHGIPNDIPLKNGDIMNIDVSCIVDGYYGDCSKMVMIGEVSEIKRRVCQASLECLNSAIAILKPNLPLCKIGEVIENCADLYGFSVVDQFVGHGIGIEFHENPHVPHYKNRCDIPLVPGMIFTIEPMINVGRKEGIIDPTNHWEARTCDNQPSAQWEHTVLITETGYEILTLLEK
- a CDS encoding DUF720 domain-containing protein; its protein translation is MTVQATNTVSVTTSETTASSLPALTPLNTPPVGALLFSIYELLLQAIEIRQQTVLTQSEQLNDNTNIQQQLNQETNQIKFAVVSAGAQEDEITRVQNQNQNYSAQRSNIQDELVTARQNGQIILSHASTNINIIQQLASQDSSFLKTTNAIGSTVNEMNKPLS
- a CDS encoding DUF720 domain-containing protein; amino-acid sequence: MWLHSLELQNLPKATISVPDSGATGGINTATADEIIEKFSKDSNPLIITVYYVYQSVLIAQDNLTIIAQELQANASAQTFLNNQEALYQYVTIPKNKLNDNSSAYIQDVQSTNQAVGASRQALQNQISGLSNASQVISSNLNTNNNIIQQSLQVGQALIQTFSQIVSLIANI